In Lepisosteus oculatus isolate fLepOcu1 chromosome 17, fLepOcu1.hap2, whole genome shotgun sequence, a genomic segment contains:
- the LOC102697381 gene encoding clathrin heavy chain linker domain-containing protein 1 isoform X2 — MSATSSPRAAPSTAVRKSRVLPPIISSSDRDFLDAVYAYIESEKEKLGCPKEGPDEQRYIIYSSAFEKVIEHATSYKAILSTIKKEYDGCISAIKRSHRDARLLHRKLKVTAAEPTTLMYCQRRAVQLRERIEIIQRDTAELQAQLEKLRQAGRETSPSLKEEASVSAEVKPVGRIPGLSLEESMRPEALTKHLEYLQRKRTELQQKKRTQCVPAQVKADLDLKMMSTLKQRDELAAENDRLKLRYKQMKLLAEAVSCWGKSDGRMPLLDFMSPVLHQASELHACDSDYQNIGTAGFEEDDPSKVKTSELLVDYIERFIELFEAGKYEAAAFHAAKSPYGVLRNMETMEKFKAASVYQGELPPLLLFFQALTISAGAARKPPEAAMSLEAVKVALQHGRVELVTHWITQRRLTSCEEMGDVIREYGERKPHMSDKCLALAQVVYHACGISRKAALCMCQRGMISGAMEFICHCKSFTLDDCLYLLRKCPSANLLRSLTQEYCGRPAALSLGFAALSLLSTDNKAFAFQLLERVHSCGRDVFEQMILEDVFCTPEEWSEIADRCRETSHTQLAQDITEILSAQAGAVLLSPDSEDAKLMEHVFL, encoded by the exons ATGTCAGCGACATCCAGCCCACGTGCAGCCCCCAGCACAGCAGTCAGGAAGTCAAGAGTCCTGCCCCCTATTATCTCCTCTTCTGACAGAGACTTCCTGGATGCTGTGTATGCCTACATTGAGTCTGAGAAGGAGAAGTTAGGATGTCCCAAGGAGGGGCCGGACGAGCAGCGCTACATCATTTACAGCTCTGCGTTTGAAAAG GTCATAGAGCATGCCACCAGTTACAAAGCCATTCTCAGCACCATCAAGAAGGAGTACGATGGCTGCATTAGTGCTATCAAGAGGAGCCACAGAGATGCCAGGCTGCTGCACAGGAAGCTCAAGGTCACGGCTGCCGAGCCCACGACACTCATGTACTGTCAGAGAAGAGCTGTTCAGCTTCGGGAGAG GATTGAAATCATTCAAAGAGACACAGCTGAACTGCAGGCTCAGCTCGAGAAGCTCCGGCAGGCCGGGAGAGAGACCAGCCCCTCGCTGAAAGAGGAAGCCTCTGTGAGCGCCGAGGTCAAGCCTGTTGGGCGAATACCTG GGCTGTCGCTTGAGGAGTCCATGCGCCCGGAGGCCCTGACGAAGCACCTGGAGTACCTGCAGAGGAAGCgcacagagctgcagcagaAGAAGAGGACTCAGTGCGTCCCGGCGCAGGTGAAGGCCGACCTGGACCTCAAGATGATGAGCACCCTCAAGCAGAGGGATGAGCTGGCGGCCGAGAACGACAGGCTGAAGCTCAG GTACAAGCAAATGAAGCTGCTGGCAGAGGCAGTGAGCTGCTGGGGAAAATCTGACGGAAGAATGCCGCTGCTGGACTTCATGTCCCCAGTCCTGCATCAGGCCTCCGAGCTGCACG CCTGTGATTCTGACTACCAGAACATCGGCACAGCTGGATTTGAGGAGGACGACCCCAGCAAGGTCAAAACATCTGAACTCTTAGTAGACTACATTGAAAG GTTCATCGAGCTCTTCGAGGCGGGTAAATACGAAGCAGCTGCTTTTCATGCAGCTAAGTCCCCTTATGGAGTGCTGAGGAACATGGAGACCATGGAGAAGTTTAAAG CGGCCAGCGTGTACCAGGGAGAGCTCCCCCCTCTCCTGCTGTTCTTCCAAGCGCTGACGATCTCCGCCGGCGCCGCCAGGAAGCCCCCCGAGGCGGCCATGTCCCTGGAGGCGGTGAAGGTCGCCCTGCAGCACGGCCGCGTGGAGCTGGTGACGCACTGGATCACCCAGCGCCG GCTGACGTCTTGCGAGGAGATGGGAGATGTCATCCGCGAATATGGGGAGAGGAAGCCCCACATGTCTGACAAGTGCCTGGCACTGGCCCAGGTGGTGTACCACGCGTGTGGCATCAGCCGGAAGGCCGCCTTGTGCATGTGTCAGAGGGGCATGATCAGCGGGGCCATGGAGTTCATCTGCCACTGCAAGAGCTTCACTCTGG ATGACTGCCTGTACCTGCTGAGGAAGTGTCCCAGTGCAAACCTCCTCCGGTCTCTGACGCAGGAGTACTGCGGCAGGCCGGCAGCCCTGTCCCTGGGCTTCGctgccctctccctcctctccactGACAACAAGGCCTTCGCCTTCCAGCTGCTGGAGAGGGTACACTCCTGTGGGAGAG ACGTCTTTGAGCAGATGATTCTGGAAGATGTGTTCTGCACCCCCGAGGAATGGAGTGAGATAGCAGACAGGTGCCGAGAAACCAGCCACACTCAGCTGGCCCAGGACATCACTGAGATCCTGTCAGCCCAGGCTGGGGCGGTGCTGCTGTCTCCTGACTCCGAGGACGCCAAGCTGATGGAGCACGTCTTCCTGTAG
- the LOC102697381 gene encoding clathrin heavy chain linker domain-containing protein 1 isoform X1, with the protein MCGLGCHSTGTRKNFSNMSATSSPRAAPSTAVRKSRVLPPIISSSDRDFLDAVYAYIESEKEKLGCPKEGPDEQRYIIYSSAFEKVIEHATSYKAILSTIKKEYDGCISAIKRSHRDARLLHRKLKVTAAEPTTLMYCQRRAVQLRERIEIIQRDTAELQAQLEKLRQAGRETSPSLKEEASVSAEVKPVGRIPGLSLEESMRPEALTKHLEYLQRKRTELQQKKRTQCVPAQVKADLDLKMMSTLKQRDELAAENDRLKLRYKQMKLLAEAVSCWGKSDGRMPLLDFMSPVLHQASELHACDSDYQNIGTAGFEEDDPSKVKTSELLVDYIERFIELFEAGKYEAAAFHAAKSPYGVLRNMETMEKFKAASVYQGELPPLLLFFQALTISAGAARKPPEAAMSLEAVKVALQHGRVELVTHWITQRRLTSCEEMGDVIREYGERKPHMSDKCLALAQVVYHACGISRKAALCMCQRGMISGAMEFICHCKSFTLDDCLYLLRKCPSANLLRSLTQEYCGRPAALSLGFAALSLLSTDNKAFAFQLLERVHSCGRDVFEQMILEDVFCTPEEWSEIADRCRETSHTQLAQDITEILSAQAGAVLLSPDSEDAKLMEHVFL; encoded by the exons ATATGTCAGCGACATCCAGCCCACGTGCAGCCCCCAGCACAGCAGTCAGGAAGTCAAGAGTCCTGCCCCCTATTATCTCCTCTTCTGACAGAGACTTCCTGGATGCTGTGTATGCCTACATTGAGTCTGAGAAGGAGAAGTTAGGATGTCCCAAGGAGGGGCCGGACGAGCAGCGCTACATCATTTACAGCTCTGCGTTTGAAAAG GTCATAGAGCATGCCACCAGTTACAAAGCCATTCTCAGCACCATCAAGAAGGAGTACGATGGCTGCATTAGTGCTATCAAGAGGAGCCACAGAGATGCCAGGCTGCTGCACAGGAAGCTCAAGGTCACGGCTGCCGAGCCCACGACACTCATGTACTGTCAGAGAAGAGCTGTTCAGCTTCGGGAGAG GATTGAAATCATTCAAAGAGACACAGCTGAACTGCAGGCTCAGCTCGAGAAGCTCCGGCAGGCCGGGAGAGAGACCAGCCCCTCGCTGAAAGAGGAAGCCTCTGTGAGCGCCGAGGTCAAGCCTGTTGGGCGAATACCTG GGCTGTCGCTTGAGGAGTCCATGCGCCCGGAGGCCCTGACGAAGCACCTGGAGTACCTGCAGAGGAAGCgcacagagctgcagcagaAGAAGAGGACTCAGTGCGTCCCGGCGCAGGTGAAGGCCGACCTGGACCTCAAGATGATGAGCACCCTCAAGCAGAGGGATGAGCTGGCGGCCGAGAACGACAGGCTGAAGCTCAG GTACAAGCAAATGAAGCTGCTGGCAGAGGCAGTGAGCTGCTGGGGAAAATCTGACGGAAGAATGCCGCTGCTGGACTTCATGTCCCCAGTCCTGCATCAGGCCTCCGAGCTGCACG CCTGTGATTCTGACTACCAGAACATCGGCACAGCTGGATTTGAGGAGGACGACCCCAGCAAGGTCAAAACATCTGAACTCTTAGTAGACTACATTGAAAG GTTCATCGAGCTCTTCGAGGCGGGTAAATACGAAGCAGCTGCTTTTCATGCAGCTAAGTCCCCTTATGGAGTGCTGAGGAACATGGAGACCATGGAGAAGTTTAAAG CGGCCAGCGTGTACCAGGGAGAGCTCCCCCCTCTCCTGCTGTTCTTCCAAGCGCTGACGATCTCCGCCGGCGCCGCCAGGAAGCCCCCCGAGGCGGCCATGTCCCTGGAGGCGGTGAAGGTCGCCCTGCAGCACGGCCGCGTGGAGCTGGTGACGCACTGGATCACCCAGCGCCG GCTGACGTCTTGCGAGGAGATGGGAGATGTCATCCGCGAATATGGGGAGAGGAAGCCCCACATGTCTGACAAGTGCCTGGCACTGGCCCAGGTGGTGTACCACGCGTGTGGCATCAGCCGGAAGGCCGCCTTGTGCATGTGTCAGAGGGGCATGATCAGCGGGGCCATGGAGTTCATCTGCCACTGCAAGAGCTTCACTCTGG ATGACTGCCTGTACCTGCTGAGGAAGTGTCCCAGTGCAAACCTCCTCCGGTCTCTGACGCAGGAGTACTGCGGCAGGCCGGCAGCCCTGTCCCTGGGCTTCGctgccctctccctcctctccactGACAACAAGGCCTTCGCCTTCCAGCTGCTGGAGAGGGTACACTCCTGTGGGAGAG ACGTCTTTGAGCAGATGATTCTGGAAGATGTGTTCTGCACCCCCGAGGAATGGAGTGAGATAGCAGACAGGTGCCGAGAAACCAGCCACACTCAGCTGGCCCAGGACATCACTGAGATCCTGTCAGCCCAGGCTGGGGCGGTGCTGCTGTCTCCTGACTCCGAGGACGCCAAGCTGATGGAGCACGTCTTCCTGTAG